A genomic window from Micromonospora violae includes:
- a CDS encoding IclR family transcriptional regulator domain-containing protein: protein MSDTGRGAGPDFIEALARGLDVLRSFRPASPSMTLSEIAAATGLARPTVRRILITLESLGYVRAVGRGHTLTPRVLELGMVYINALNMWDVARPHMEKLVAQTNESTSMAQLDGSDIVYVARVAVPKIVTLGVTIGTRFPAPATSMGKVLLAALPPDTLRAVLAEPSRSGITPRWQPSPGDLDAVLREVRAKGWALADQDLAPGIRSVATGVRDGDGRVVAAINVTVHAAETSLETLREEHLPRLLRAAADIGHDWALTAAVPVVTA, encoded by the coding sequence ATGAGTGACACCGGAAGGGGCGCCGGACCCGACTTCATCGAGGCACTCGCGCGCGGCCTCGACGTCCTGCGCTCCTTCCGTCCCGCCAGCCCGTCGATGACGCTCAGCGAGATCGCCGCCGCCACCGGCCTGGCCCGCCCCACCGTCCGGCGCATCCTCATCACGCTCGAATCGCTCGGCTACGTCCGCGCGGTCGGCCGCGGTCACACCCTCACCCCGCGCGTCCTGGAGCTGGGGATGGTGTACATCAACGCGCTGAACATGTGGGACGTGGCCCGACCGCACATGGAGAAGCTCGTCGCGCAAACCAACGAGTCGACCTCGATGGCCCAGCTCGACGGCAGCGACATCGTCTACGTCGCCCGGGTGGCCGTCCCCAAGATCGTCACTCTGGGCGTCACCATCGGCACCCGCTTCCCGGCCCCCGCGACATCGATGGGCAAGGTGCTGCTCGCGGCCCTCCCACCGGACACGCTGCGGGCCGTGCTCGCCGAGCCCAGCCGCTCCGGCATCACCCCGCGCTGGCAGCCCTCGCCGGGCGACCTCGACGCCGTCCTGCGTGAGGTCCGGGCGAAGGGTTGGGCGCTCGCCGACCAGGACCTGGCTCCCGGAATCCGGTCCGTCGCCACCGGCGTACGCGACGGCGACGGGCGGGTCGTCGCCGCCATCAACGTGACAGTGCACGCCGCCGAGACCTCGCTGGAGACCCTGCGCGAGGAGCACCTTCCCCGGCTGCTACGCGCCGCCGCAGACATCGGGCACGACTGGGCGCTGACCGCCGCCGTGCCGGTGGTCACCGCCTAG